One Spinacia oleracea cultivar Varoflay chromosome 4, BTI_SOV_V1, whole genome shotgun sequence DNA segment encodes these proteins:
- the LOC110799802 gene encoding uncharacterized protein translates to MWRRVWSSSNGGGGEIGGGAGAMMMQCVRFMSKKRAENLRKINPKVPYGEATSIAQNLFNLIQHRGPVTIGSAWTNAQEAGISGINSKTHMKILLKWMRGKRMLKQVCQQVGSNKKFLLCTPQDSEAVQAAGTPRVKLRTEKSAKSRKKHK, encoded by the exons atgtGGAGGCGGGTATGGAGCAGCAGCaatggaggaggaggagaaatTGGGGGAGGAGCAGGAGCGATGATGATGCAATGTGTGAGATTTATGTCGAAGAAACGAGCTGAGAATTTAAGGAAGATAAACCCTAAAGTTCCCTATGGTGAGGCTACTTCCATTGCTCAAAATCTCTTCAATTTGATCCAGCATCGTGGCCCTGTCACCATTGGCAGTGCTTGGACTAACGCACAG GAAGCTGGCATAAGTGGAATAAACAGCAAAACACACATGAAGATATTGCTGAAATGGATGAGAGGTAAAAGGATGCTAAAGCAAGTTTGCCAGCAGGTCGGTTCAAACAAGAAGTTTCTGCTGTGCACGCCTCAAGATTCTGAAGCTGTGCAGGCAGCGGGGACTCCTAGAGTGAAGCTGCGAACTGAAAAATCtgcaaaatcaagaaaaaaacaCAAGTGA
- the LOC130472371 gene encoding uncharacterized protein: MGNLKMTKKGGGSKKAGRTPPKKHVVKPSASGSRKKKRQKLVYQEASEDLDGVQCSEEESSEEESSSEESSSEECSASSSASSTEGSEGDSSSSSSSSEEEEPRKRKRKKSSKKASKKASKKASKKVSKKKSKSAGEIVKARNRVVLTHLRTCEKAPKIICRVESFVKLIKKLDDSRREEVEKMGFSGLLEMKLGKLDRRFCYWLMTRVDAEGHVEFGDGNVFRFTPQHVQSIFGLPMGTKDVPAPVAIDWKDQQMVRPAIELFKMYGTGVADPSKDMVLLAKVAKVVEGEKDSAGEVIPLSTPGEKLAFRNAFLAVVVGHLLCPTAMCTNLSHKLMAVVSLGGVAEEYDWCTWTYNRLMERVEVFLKSFYDDGYARGCGGCVVALMIFYLDRLAGTPVDVEPLPRLKVWGNLEVKKAIKRDKRKGYDYGRSKSKKVVYDGEVRNSVSGLTNKEVDRRIEIVDEPLTGKGTETDPSRADVGNAGGNAGVSLLGNLSRDSAAVQELAHQVLELFKPELERMIVNAVSEREWLASGSGMGVGGDGSGWGGSLVGTGGFAGSGWVGPRGGLVGTSGLVGTSGFGGTRRFIGRGDYGVGTSMGMGRGAGGMGIGRGGGMGIRRGPYGFLGGMVRGGGDDVSVGLGLGPPGFENAPHDAAARAPIAFDAFASGKNSGGSGGSGGSGGKYIAGGGYSAGDSGSFHYNIGGGGGGVSADVSNGLLTAAAPVQVEEGPVGKVGMVAASCVKLANQLSSEEMLDSTTGSSKKSDAAAVPPQPPFHQKVEPVTNVEQVTIVDKGKEKEKENEPAITPGTGPKRVTKPALSSAVYELSTNPQRITAFANRVLVFIRSWRSSRNIPTCPGPEMISCDGGVADQRDCYHTLMASQCVSSGYVRMASFLYTKVWRVKEFVGKSERVLLTPDFALRVLEPRDSNYIIGTKYGKVLKNISFNSLATVFVPVLVKEHWWGVCFDIKGKAIRLIDSIFKNPAEKHADNLNDLVNAMDTMFEVNVPGYQTGTMRNWRTEVINIAGNVDNKSCGVIMLSCMKACAPRFVAQYEVHDLVKLRTTLMLDDLLSEYNDVTYAMLEAMLPRARTRGGSSGLP; the protein is encoded by the exons ATGGGGAATTTAAAGATGACGAAGAAAGGGGGTGGTTCAAAGAAAGCTGGGAGAACCCCTCCGAAGAAGCATGTTGTGAAACCTAGTGCAAGTGGTAGTAGGAAGAAAAAGAGGCAGAAGCTGGTGTACCAGGAGGCAAGTGAAGATCTAGATGGCGTACAATGCAGCGAGGAGGAAAGTAGTGAAGAGGAGTCCTCCTCCGAGGAGTCCTCCTCTGAGGAGTGCTCTGCTTCATCTTCTGCGTCATCCACGGAAGGGTCAGAAGGTGATTCCtcgtcttcatcttcttcttcggaGGAGGAAGAGccaagaaagagaaagaggaagAAGTCCTCGAAGAAGGCCTCGAAGAAGGCCTCAAAAAAGGCCTCGAAGAAG GTTTCGAAGAAAAAGAGCAAGAGTGCCGGGGAGATTGTCAAGGCACGTAATCGTGTTGTCTTGACGCATTTACGAACTTGTGAAAAG GCCCCTAAAATTATTTGCCGGGTCGAGTCGTTCGTCAAGTTAATCAAGAAACTGGATGATTCAAGACGGGAAGAAGTAGAGAAAATGGGTTTCTCGGGGTTGTTGGAAATGAAGTTGGGGAAGTTGGACAGGAGGTTCTGTTACTGGTTGATGACCAGGGTAGATGCTGAGGGGCATGTAGAGTTTGGGGATGGGAATGTGTTCCGGTTTACCCCGCAACATGTTCAGAGTATTTTTGGGCTGCCAATGGGAACGAAGGATGTTCCTGCACCTGTGGCAATTGATTGGAAGGATCAGCAAATGGTACGTCCTGCCATTGAGCTATTTAAGATGTACGGTACTGGAGTTGCTGATCCTTCgaaggatatggtgttgttggcgAAGGTAGCCAAAGTTGTGGAGGGGGAGAAAGATTCAGCGGGGGAGGTTATACCTCTAAGTACCCCTGGTGAGAAGCTAGCATTTAGGAATGCGTTCTTGGCTGTGGTAGTGGGCCACTTACTTTGCCCTACAGCCATGTGCACCAACCTGTCACACAAATTGATGGCTGTGGTTTCGTTGGGTGGTGTGGCAGAGGAGTACGATTGGTGCACGTGGACTTATAATAGGCTGATGGAACGTGTGGAAgtgtttttgaagagtttttaCGATGATGGTTATGCTCGTGGATGCGGTGGCTGTGTTGTGGCCTTAATG ATTTTTTACCTTGATCGCTTGGCGGGAACCCCCGTTGATGTAGAACCTTTACCTAGGTTGAAGGTTTGGGGGAACCTGGAAGTGAAAAAAGCAATCAAGAGAGACAAGAGAAAAGGATATGACTATGGTAGATCCAAG TCAAAGAAGGTGGTTTATGATGGTGAAGTGAGAAACAGTGTTAGTGGCCTGACAAACAAGGAAGTTGACAGGCGGATTGAAATTGTGGATGAGCCGTTGACCGGCAAGGGCACGGAAACTGATCCTAGCAGGGCAGATGTTGGCAATGCAGGGGGAAACGCTGGTGTTTCCCTCTTAGGAAATCTAAGTAGAGATAGTGCCGCTGTACAAGAACTGGCGCATCAG GTACTTGAGTTGTTCAAACCCGAGTTGGAGCGTATGATTGTGAATGCTGTGTCCGAGAGGGAATGGTTAGCTAGCGGTAGTGGTATGGGTGTTGGTGGTGATGGCAGTGGGTGGGGTGGTAGTTTGGTTGGCACTGGGGGGTTTGCTGGCAGTGGTTGGGTTGGGCCTCGTGGTGGGTTGGTTGGCACTAGTGGGTTGGTTGGCACTAGTGGGTTTGGGGGCACTAGGCGGTTTATTGGCAGAGGTGATTACGGTGTTGGTACGAGTATGGGAATGGGAAGAGGGGCTGGTGGTATGGGAATTGGAAGAGGGGGTGGTATGGGAATTAGAAGAGGGCCTTATGGTTTTCTTGGGGGTATGGTAAGAGGGGGTGGTGATGATGTAAGTGTAGGTCTAGGTCTAGGTCCTCCTGGGTTTGAGAACGCTCCTCACGATGCTGCTGCTCGAGCACCGATCGCCTTTGATGCATTTGCAAGTGGAAAGAATTCAGGAGGATCAGGAGGATCAGGAGGTTCAGGTGGAAAGTACATTGCTGGTGGGGGTTACTCAGCAGGGGATTCTGGTTCGTTCCACTATAACATTGGTGGTGGGGGTGGCGGTGTTTCAGCTGATGTTTCGAACGGTCTCTTGACTGCTGCGGCACCTGTTCAGGTCGAGGAAGGTCCTGTTGGGAAGGTTGGAATGGTGGCAGCTTCGTGTGTGAAGCTAGCTAATCAACTTTCGTCTGAGGAGATGCTAGACTCTACAACTGGATCATCAAAGAAATCAGACGCCGCAGCCGTTCCACCGCAGCCGCCGTTCCACCAGAAAGTTGAGCCAGTGACAAATGTTGAGCAAGTGACAATTGTAGataaaggaaaagagaaagaaaaagagaacgAGCCAGCAATTACTCCCGGGACTGGGCCCAAGAGAGTGACTAAGCCTGCGTTGTCTTCTGCTGTGTATGAGTTGTCTACGAATCCACAGAGAATTACAGCGTTTGCAAACCGTGTCCTTGTATTCATCCGATCTTGGCGGTCATCAAGGAACATCCCCACCTG CCCGGGACCAGAGATGATTAGCTGTGATGGTGGGGTGGCTGATCAAAGGGATTGTTACCACACATTGATGGCGAGCCAATGTGTGAGTTCCGGGTATGTTCGGATGGCGTCCTTTCTGTACACTAAGGTGTGGAGGGTGAAGGAGTTCGTTGGAAAGAGTGAAAGGGTATTGCTGACTCCTGATTTTGCC TTAAGGGTATTGGAACCCAGAGACTCCAACTACATCATAGGCACCAAGTACGGCAAGGTTCTGAAAAACATCTCGTTTAATTCTCTAGCGACG GTATTTGTCCCCGTACTGGTCAAAGAACATTGGTGGGGTGTCTGTTTTGACATTAAGGGGAAGGCAATAAGATTGATTGATTCGATCTTCAAAAACCCAGCGGAGAAACATGCCGATAACCTTAATGATCTG GTTAATGCAATGGACACCATGTTCGAGGTGAATGTACCTGGATACCAGACAGGGACAATGAGAAATTGGCGTACTGAGGTCATCAACATAGCAGGCAATGTGGACAA TAAGTCGTGCGGGGTTATAATGTTAAGCTGCATGAAGGCATGTGCGCCTCGGTTCGTGGCACAGTATGAAGTG CATGATTTGGTGAAATTAAGAACGACCTTAATGCTTGACGACTTGCTGTCGGAATACAATGACGTGACTTACGCCATGCTTGAAGCAATGCTGCCTCGAGCTAGGACAAGGGGGGGTAGTAGTGGTTTGCCCTAA
- the LOC130472220 gene encoding uncharacterized protein produces MEGIGDEIGDEIGDEIGEGSREVEVEEEEEDFIWRYEPQSSSDEEEFVQSVGGIQMLDGSFRYYARPVSAPGCVYQQQRPYVSDGYIDGYIDPSVDHVTFGSPQSGHSQMVHSQMGHPCQMGHLTQIGHPSQIVHPSEVSHPSQMGHPIPVINSYHPGSSSCQGCSSSVGQFRPLNNINNNTAIVYNNHFPSFTQNGSVSMQPVSGNDGGSKATMVVPRFIQNMLLGGNGEC; encoded by the exons ATGGAGGGCATTGGTGACGAAATTGGTGACGAAATTGGTGACGAAATTGGTGAAGGTAGTCGCGAGGTTGAAgtagaagaggaagaagaagacttCATATGGAGGTATGAACCACAATCCTCCTCCGACGAAGAG GAATTTGTacaaagtgttggtggtatacAAATGTTGGATGGTTCCTTTAGGTACTATGCCCGGCCTGTTTCAGCTCCCGGATGTGTATATCAACAACAACGACCATATGTTAGCGATGGATATATTGATGGCTACATAGACCCGTCTGTGGACCATGTCACGTTTGGTTCTCCTCAATCGGGGCATTCTCAAATGGTGCATTCTCAAATGGGCCATCCTTGTCAAATGGGCCATCTTACTCAAATAGGTCATCCTTCTCAAATTGTCCATCCTTCTGAGGTGAGCCATCCGTCTCAAATGGGCCATCCGATCCCTGTTATAAACTCGTACCATCCTGGGTCGTCTTCTTGTCAAGGTTGTTCCTCCTCCGTAGGTCAGTTTCGTCCACTaaacaacatcaacaacaacactGCTATTGTTTATAATAAccattttccttcgtttacgcAAAATGGAAGTGTTTCTATGCAACCTGTTTCAGGCAACGATGGTGGTTCAAAGGCGACAATGGTGGTTCCTAGATTTATACAAAATATGTTGTTGGGAGGAAATGGCGAATGTTAA